AGCGACAATCTGGCAATCTTTGGAGCAGTCTCATCCAGGCAGGATAAGGGGAAACACGTCATTACGACCGCAATTGAGCACCATGCTGTCTTGCATACATGTCAGGAATTGGAGCGGCAAGGTTATGAAGTAACCTATCTATCTGTTGATCATTATGGACGAATAAATCTGGATGAGTTGCGAGAGGCCATTCGACCGGATACGGTGTTAATCACCATGATGTATGCCAACAATGAAGTAGGCACGATTCAGCCGATCCGCGAGGTGGGTGAGCTTGCCCGTCAGCATAATATCCTTTTCCATACCGATGCAGTTCAGGCTCTGGGCAGTCAGAATATTTCCTGTAAGGATCTGCCTGTGGATCTGATCAGCTTCTCTGCGCATAAAATCAACGGACCTCAGGGCGTGGGTGCACTCTATGTACGGCGAGGAATTGTGCTGGAAGCAAGAGCTCACGGTGGGTTGCAAGAGCGTCAGCGTCGCGCTGGTACGGAAAATATCGCAGGTATTACCGGATTTGCAGAGGCTCTCAAGATTGCATCAGCACAGACGGAGGCGCATCGCCAGCATGATTTGGAATTGCGTAAACTTTTGTTGGAACAGCTTGAAATTCATGTGGGTACGGAGCACTTTCACGTGAATGGACACCTGGAGCATACGCTGCCAAACATCCTGAATATCAGCTTTCCGGAAGTGTCCACAGAGACGATGTTAATGAATCTGGATATGGAAGGAATTGCTGTTGCAAGCGGTTCTGCCTGCACTTCCGGTTCACTTGAAGTCTCTCATGTGCTCAAAGCGATGAAATTGCCTGAAACATTTTTACACTCTGCGATTCGATTTAGCTGGGGATTGGGTAATACTACGGAAGAAATCATGATAACCGCCGAAAAAATTGGAACCATTCTTGGACGACTGCGTAATAGACCCTAAGGGGAACTTTACACATGGAACAGAAGGAGGGAAGAAGTTCCATTTCATCGGTTGGATAGAAGCGGTTTTGATGATCGGCGTCTGATTGCCACTCATCAACTTTGGGCATACCTAGCAATAGCGCCGCGCCTATTTAATGATAAGAAGATGAGGGGGACCCAGCGATGAAGCTTCAGGAAATGATCGGACTTGCCGTTTTTGATGTTGAGGACGGGAAGCA
The nucleotide sequence above comes from Paenibacillus sp. W2I17. Encoded proteins:
- a CDS encoding cysteine desulfurase family protein, with the translated sequence MKRIYLDHAASTPMHPQVAEAMMNVMTGQFGNASSIHAFGREAKRTVSGARDVIAASLGCFPDELVFTGGGTESDNLAIFGAVSSRQDKGKHVITTAIEHHAVLHTCQELERQGYEVTYLSVDHYGRINLDELREAIRPDTVLITMMYANNEVGTIQPIREVGELARQHNILFHTDAVQALGSQNISCKDLPVDLISFSAHKINGPQGVGALYVRRGIVLEARAHGGLQERQRRAGTENIAGITGFAEALKIASAQTEAHRQHDLELRKLLLEQLEIHVGTEHFHVNGHLEHTLPNILNISFPEVSTETMLMNLDMEGIAVASGSACTSGSLEVSHVLKAMKLPETFLHSAIRFSWGLGNTTEEIMITAEKIGTILGRLRNRP